GCGTCGCCCTTGCGCTGCGCGAAGGCGCAGAACCGGCAGCCGGTGTAGCAGATGTTGGTGAAGTTGATGTTGCGGTTCACCACGAACGTCACGTCGTCGCCGACGACCTCGCGCCGTAACGAATCGGCCAGTGCCGTCACGGCTTCCAGCGCCGGGCCATCGGCGGTGGCCAGCGCCAGGTATTCGTCGTCGGTGCAGCCGCCCGGGTCGCGCTCCGCGGAGCGCAGCGCGGCCAGCACATCGGTGTCGATGCGTTCCGGGGCGCGGGCCACCAGTTCGTCCACCCGCGACCGGATGGATTCCCAGTCGCCGAACGCACTGTCGAGGTCGCTGCGCGACTCGGTGTTGCGCCCCTCGGTGTCGATCGCGGCGTTCAGGTCCACCCGGCCCGAGGAGGCCACCTCGTCGGGCTCCTGCCAGGGCATGCCCACCGGGTTGACGTCGCGGGCGAAACCGGTCGCCGGATCGGCAAGCGCCACAACGTGTCCACGCACCCGCGGGTCGATCCACGCCGCGCCGGCCTGAACGTACTTCGGTTGCGCGGTCAACCGCTGCACCAGGTCATAGCCCGCCTGCTCGGTGACGGCGGCCAGGTCATCCAGAGCCGGCCAGGGCCGCTCGGGGTTCACATGGTCGGGCGTCAGCGGCGAAACCCCGCCCCAGTCGTCGACACCGGCCGCCACCAGCGCCAGGCACTCTTCGCGTGACACCAGATTCGGCGGCGCCTGAATCCGCATGCCGGGGCCCAGCACCAACCGGGCCACCGCCACCGTCGCCAGATAATCGTCGATGCCGGCGTCCGGCACAGCGGCCATCGCGGTGTGTTGCTTGGCCCGGAAGTTCTGCACGATCACTTCCTGGATATGCCCGAACTCCTTGTGCGACTTGCGAATCGCATGCAAGGTGTCGGCCCGTTCGGCCAGTGTCTCACCGATGCCCACCAGCAGCCCGGTGGTGAACGGAATGGACAACCGGCCGGCGTCGGTCAGCGCGCGCAGCCGCACCGCCGGGTCTTTGTCCGGACTACCGTAGTGCGCAAGGCCTTTGGTCTCGAACAGTCGCCGCGACGTGGTCTCCAGCATCATGCCCATCGACGGCGCCACCGGCTTGAGCCGCGACATTTCCGACCAGGTCATCACCCCGGGATTCAAGTGCGGCAACAGCCCGGTTTCCTCGAGCACCCGGATGGCCATCGCCCGCACATAGGACAGTGTCGAGTCGTAGCCGCGCTCGTCGAGCCAGTCCCGCGCCTCGCCCCAGCGGTCCTCGGGCCGGTCACCGAGGGTGAACAAGGCTTCCTTGCAACCGAGTTCGGCGCCGCGGCGCGCCACGTCGAGGATCTCGTCAGGCTCCATGTAGAGGCCGAGGCCCTGCGCGCGCAGCCGGCCCGGGACGGTGACGAACGTGCAGTAGTGGCAGTTGTCCCGGCACAAGTGGGTGACCGGGATGAACACCTTGCGCGAGTAGCTGATCGGCAACCGGCCACCCGGGCCGCGGCGCCCAGCCGATTCCAGGCCGGCGTCGCGCACCCGCGCTGCACTCGCGCACAGGTCGGCGAGCTCGTCACCGCGCGCGGTCATCGCAATCGCCGCTTCGTCGACGTTCAGCGCGACGCCGTCGCGAGCCCGCCGGAGCACCCGTCGCAGCGCCGACGCCGTGGGCCTGGCCGCAGAAGGCGCTGGACGGGGCAGGGGATCAGGCAGAGCCGTGGGCTCCGGAGTTACCGGCACGTTGGTGTAACTTTCCCGCGCCGCGATTTCATCCGCGCGTCCTGGGTGAGAAACGTGGGCAGCCCTGGTGCCATACGCGCAACAGTAGCGGCAGGGCACCGGCGGCCCGTGACTGACCGGGCGCAGCGAACCAGCCATGTTTGCCAAGTACGACATCCGCGACCGACGACCGCGATACGATTCTTGGTTCCTGGTATTAAGTAGGGGTGGGTGAGATGTCGTTTGTGCACGTGGGGCCAGATGCTCTCAAAGCGGCGGCGGCGTCCATCGCCGACATCGGCACCGAGATCAACTCGGCAAACGCAGCCGCGGCACTGCCGACGACCGGCGTGGTGGCCGCCGCCGCCGACCAGGTCTCGGCCCAGATCGCGGCCCTGTTCTCCTCACACGCCCAGGGATACCAGCAACTCAGCGCCCAGGTGACGGCTTTTCACGACAAGATCGTGCAGGCCATGGGCGCCGGTGCAAGCGCCTACGCCAACGCCGAGTCCAGCGCCGCGCGAACGCTGGTTAACGCCGTGAATGCGCCCGCCGCCCAGTTGCTCGGGCACGCGCTGCCCAGCCCGGGCGCCCTGGCCGGCAACGTCGTCGGCGGTTTCGGCGCGCAGGTGCAGCGCCTGTTCTCGCCAGCATCCACCAACCTGCTCGGCGCGCTGGCGCTGACACCGACGGGTGGGATCAGCGGGTTCGGCAGCCTGGCGGCCGCCAGCTCACTGCTGGGGCAGGCAGCCGCGGCGCCGGCGGCGTTCCTGCCGGTGTCGTTTGCCACCGCGATCGAGAATCTTTACCTCACCTTCGAGCCGTGGGTGCAATACGGCTTCAACCTGGCCGCGTACCTGGCGGGCTGGGTGCCGTGGGTCGGCATCCTGGCGCCGCAGATCAACTTTTTCTATTACCTGTTCGAACCCATAGTGCAGAGCGGCCTGTTCAACACCCTGGACTGGCTCAGCGGGACGGTCAGCCTCAGTCAGGGCCTGAGCAATTTCTGGTCGGCGACGACGGCGTCGATCAACAACTTCATCCAGACCGAGATCTACTGGTTCCTCAGCTTCTTCCCGCCGTTGCCGCCACTTCCGTAGCGGTCAGGACCGGGTTCTGCTGCGCCACAACACCCACACCGGCGGGACCACCCCGCACACGATCAACAGCAACGCGCCGTAGGCCATCACACCCTGGCCGCCCAGGACGATGTCACCGCCCGGACCGCCCAGGCTCAGCCCCGCCACGGTCGACAGCCAGGTCCACAACGGCAGCGCCGCCACCCGAGGCGAGGTCGTCCACTTGCTCCCGGCCCATACCAACGCGGCGTTGACCAGCCCGCTGACCAACGCGCTCACCGGAAATGGAACCGAGCCGATATAGGAAGGCAGCAGCATCGCACCGGCCAGCGCGGAGAGCACTCCGTCGACGGCCAACAGCGTCAGTACAACAGCACGGATCGCAGGATCCGTCGCGCTCGTCTCTTCGGCCGAGACGGCGCGTGGCTTGGTTTCGGTCAGGTTGGGACGCTGTCGAGCTGCGAGACGATCGACCCCAGTACCCACTGCAGGCTGTCGAGGCGGTCCTGCCAGTGCTGCTGGTTGGGATCCAGGTCGGGGTCCATGTGAAATTCCTTCCGTGGCTGCCTAATTAGCTAGCCTACGTGCCCGGCGCGGGGAAGCCCAGACCGGCCAGCAGATCCGTTTCCCAGCCGCGCTCGTCGCGCTCGCCCGCGTCTCCGGCGACCAGAACGTAGTGTTCCTCCGCCAGGATGGGCAGGGCCAGGTTGTTGGACAGCGCGCCCGCTTTACCAGTAGGACCCACCCGCACCTGCGTGGCGTGCTCGGCCAGCGCGGCGACCTTGGCCGCGTGCGCGGCCGGGTCGGCTTGGACGACGGCGGTGATGCGGTCGTCGGGATAAGCGAACGGGATGTCCTCCGGCGGCAGCACCCACCCGGGGTGCAGGTCGTCGGGAGTCATCGCACGCAGGCCGGACGCCAGCGCCCCGCGGCCCAGGAGGGTCCAGTAGAACTTCGGCACGGTCCACGGGTCCCCGGGCAGATCCGGCCCGGCGGCGCCGGCGCGCGCCACCGCAGCGGTGGTGACGGCGTGGGTGCGCATATGGTCGGGATGCCCGTAGCCTCCGTCGGGGTCGTAGGTGACGACGACATGCGGGCGCAGTTCGCGGATGAGCGCCACCAACGCGCCGACGGCCTCGTCCTCGTCGGCGTCGACGAACCGGCGTCCACCTCGCGGCTCGGTGCCCGCCATTCCCGAGTCGCGCCAGTGACCCGCACCGCCCAGGTAGATGGGCTCGGCGACGCCGAGCGCCCGTAGCGCCCTGGTGAGTTCGCCGATCCGGTAGCCGCCGAGTTGGTCTGCGTGGTCGGCGGCGAGCTGTGCCCAACGGTCGCCGATGACCTCGCCCTCCTCGCCGAGGGTGCAGGTCACCACGTGGACCTGGGCGCCGCGCGCGGTGTAGTGCGCGATGGTGGCACCGTTGCTGATGCTCTCGTCGTCTGGGTGGGCGTGGACGAACAACAGCCGTGGCGAATCCATGGACGCACCCTACCCACCTTCGGCGAACGATAGGAACGCCAGCGGCTACTATCGTTGCATGCCGCACGCCACGCCCACGATGCCGAAAGCCCGGCAGAGACGTCGTCGCGGCGAAGTTCTGGAGCGGGCGCTTTACGCGGCGACGGTCGCCGAGTTGGCGGCCGTCGGGTACGGCCGGCTGACGATGGAAGGCATTGCGGCGCGCGCACACACCGGAAAGGCGGCCTTGTACCGGCGTTGGGCCTGCAAGCACGACCTGGTGCATGCCGCCCTGATCCACACGCTGCCGCCACTGCCCGAGCCGCGCCCCGGCCGCTCGGCTCGGGAGAACCTGCTGTCGGTGTTCACCGCACACCGCGACGTGCTGGCCGGCAAGACCGACTTTCCCGGCCTGCAGATCATCAGCCAGCTCATCCACGAGCCGGAGCTGCGCACTATATTCGCCGACGCGGTGGTGCTGCCGCGCACCAGGATCGTCGAGTCGATCCTGAAAACCGCTGTCGCTGAGGGCGACCTGAATCCCGAGATGCTCACCCCGCTCAGCGCGCGGGTGGGTTCGGCCTTGATCAACCAGCACTTCATGCTGACCGGGACACCACCGACCCGTCGCGAACTGGCCACCATGGTGGACACCGTCATTCCACCCAAACTGACTGCCGCGCAAGGCGATTGAGCGGACAGCCCGGCGCGAACCGTCAGGTGTTGCCGGTGAGCAGGCCGAGCACGTCCTGACCGAACATCAACCCCTGGCCGAAAATACCCGGCAGACCGCCGATTTCGCCGCTGTTGAAGGTTTGTGATGCACTGCCGGTCAACAGCCCGGCGGTGAAGTTGGCCGGCGTCGGTGCACCGACGAGAACATTCAGCGCCTGCTCGCCGGTGCCCACGAACAGGTTCCCGACATTGAATGCACGGTTGAGCGCACCGTTCAACGCACTGTCGGTACCGAAAACCTGTTTCTCCCAAGCTATTTCGTTTGTCAACAGCGTGTTGTTGAACAACTGCTCGTTGGCGATCAGATTCGCGTGGAAACCGAGCTGCGCCGATTCCACCTGCTGAAACGGCCCCGCCGCCGCGGCCGCCTGCAGCGAAGCGCCCGCGGCCGCGATCGGTCCGGTGTTGCCGGTAGCCAAGCCGAACAAGTCAGTCGGGACCATCAGCGCCTGATCGAAAGCACCTAACAATCCGCCGATCTGACCGCCGTTGAACACCTGGGCGCCACTGCCGGTCAATAGCCCGGCGGTGAAGTTCGCCGGCGTCGGAGCACCGACGAGTACGTTCAGCGCCTGCTCCCCGGTGCCAACCAACAGGTTTCCTGCGTTGAACGCGCGGTTCAATGCGCCGTTCAGCGCACTGTCGGTGCCGAAAACTTGTTTCTCCCAAGCTACTTCGTTGGTCAACAGCATGCTGTTGAACAGTTGCTCGTTGGTCAGCAGATTGGCGTGGAAACCGAGAATCGCCGCTTGAAGTTGCTGCGCCGGAGTTCCGGCAGCCGCCAGCGCCGCAACACTGGCCGCCTCCGCGGACGCATACGCACCGGCACCGCTGCGCAGCGTCTGCACGAACTGGTCGTGGAACTGCGCTGCGCGCGCGCTGACTTCCTGGAACGCCTGCCCGTGCGCACCGAACAGTTCCGCGACGGCCGCCGACACCTCGTCGGCGCCGGCCGGCAGCACCGCGGTCGTCGCACCCGCCGCCGCGGAGCCGGCCGCTCCCAGTGCCGACCCGATGCCGGCCAGATCAGCAGCAGCTGCCGTCACCCATTCGGGCGCCATCGACAAATAGGACATCGCAGAACCTCCCCGGACCGTCACGCCGGCCCTCCCAGTGCCGAACGTGAACGACTTCACGACGAGCCGATGGTAGCCAACCGACGGGTGCCCGACGGGGTTTTGTATAAATTACGTTGGAGATAATAATGGGCCGGGCCCGGGCGGTCACCCCAGCGTTGCGCCACCGGTCACGGTGACGTTGCCGGTCAACGCCGCCGAGAGCTGGGTGAGCAGGTTGGGCAGCCCGCCGGTGAGGGTCACCTGCACCGGGAAGCCCAGCAGGCTCAGCACCGAGGCGTCGAACAGCCACTTCTGCTCGAACGCCCCCAGCGCGCCGCCGGTCCGCAGGCCGCCGAAGACGTCGCCGTTGCCGCCCAGTGCGAGGCCGGCGTTGAAGCCGGGCGGCACCGGGGCGCCCAACAGCACGTCGATGGTCTGCTGGCCGGCACCGATGGCGTAGTTGATCATGTTGCCGAAGTTGTTCAGCGCGCCGTTGAGGGGGCTGGTGGTGCCGAACAGGCCTACCTGCAGCGCGACCTCGTTGGCCACCAGGTTCTGGTTGAACGCCAACTGGCTGCTCACCACGTTGGCCAGCGACGCGCGCAGGTCGCCCAGCGGCGCCAGCAACGACGTGTCGCCGCCGAGTGCCCCGTTGAGCAACACCAGCTGCTCCCCCACTCCCAGCAGGCCGCCGGTCGGGACGATGCCCGGCACCGAGCCGCCGATCAGCAGGCTGCCCATGAAGTTGGCCGGCATATCGGCGCCCAGCAGCACGTTGACGGTCTGCTCGCCGGTGCCCAGCAGCAGGTTGAACGCGTTGAAGCCGTAGTTGACCGCGCCGTTGAAGGCGTTGTCGACGCCGAACAGGGCGCGCTGCAAGGCTATCTCGTTGGCGACCAGGGACTGGTTGAACGCCAGCTGGCCGTTGACGAAGCCGGACAGCAGCCCGCTCTGGAGGTACCCGGCCTGCTGCACCGCCAGGGTCGGCAGGCCGGCACCGGCGTTCACCAGCGCCGAGACACCGGAGAAGTCACCGTTGAGGGCGCCCGTCAGCGCCGCGTTGACGTTTGCGTTGAACCCGGAGAGCGCTGCGCTGAGATTGGCTTGCAGCACAGGCAGATTCACGCCGAGAGAGCCACCCAAGCCGGACAGGGCGGCGTTGAGGTTGCCGGCCAGCGTGGCGCCGGTCTGGGTCAGCACGGAAAGACCCGGTAGGCCGCCGCCGAAGTTGCCCCCCAGCACGCCGTTGAGCGCCGCGCTGAGTTGAGCGCCCAGGCCGTTCAGTCCCGCGCTGAGGTTTCCGGCCAGGCCGGGGGAGGTTCAGGCC
The nucleotide sequence above comes from Mycobacterium kiyosense. Encoded proteins:
- the fbiC gene encoding FO synthase; translated protein: MLRRARDGVALNVDEAAIAMTARGDELADLCASAARVRDAGLESAGRRGPGGRLPISYSRKVFIPVTHLCRDNCHYCTFVTVPGRLRAQGLGLYMEPDEILDVARRGAELGCKEALFTLGDRPEDRWGEARDWLDERGYDSTLSYVRAMAIRVLEETGLLPHLNPGVMTWSEMSRLKPVAPSMGMMLETTSRRLFETKGLAHYGSPDKDPAVRLRALTDAGRLSIPFTTGLLVGIGETLAERADTLHAIRKSHKEFGHIQEVIVQNFRAKQHTAMAAVPDAGIDDYLATVAVARLVLGPGMRIQAPPNLVSREECLALVAAGVDDWGGVSPLTPDHVNPERPWPALDDLAAVTEQAGYDLVQRLTAQPKYVQAGAAWIDPRVRGHVVALADPATGFARDVNPVGMPWQEPDEVASSGRVDLNAAIDTEGRNTESRSDLDSAFGDWESIRSRVDELVARAPERIDTDVLAALRSAERDPGGCTDDEYLALATADGPALEAVTALADSLRREVVGDDVTFVVNRNINFTNICYTGCRFCAFAQRKGDADAYSLSAQEVADRAWEAHVAGATEICMQGGIDPELPVTGYADLVRAVKARVPSMHVHAFSPMEIANGVTKSGLSVREWLISLREAGLDTIPGTAAEILDDEVRWVLTKGKLPTSLWVEIVTTAHEVGLRSSSTMMYGHVDSPRHWVGHLNVLRGIQDRTGGFTEFVPLPFVHNNSPLYLAGAARPGPTHRDNRAVHALARIMLHGRISHIQTSWVKLGIERTQVMLNGGANDLGGTLMEETISRMAGSEHGSAKSVAELVAIAEGIGRPARQRTTTYASQAA
- the PE12 gene encoding PE family protein PE12, which produces MGEMSFVHVGPDALKAAAASIADIGTEINSANAAAALPTTGVVAAAADQVSAQIAALFSSHAQGYQQLSAQVTAFHDKIVQAMGAGASAYANAESSAARTLVNAVNAPAAQLLGHALPSPGALAGNVVGGFGAQVQRLFSPASTNLLGALALTPTGGISGFGSLAAASSLLGQAAAAPAAFLPVSFATAIENLYLTFEPWVQYGFNLAAYLAGWVPWVGILAPQINFFYYLFEPIVQSGLFNTLDWLSGTVSLSQGLSNFWSATTASINNFIQTEIYWFLSFFPPLPPLP
- the mshB gene encoding 1D-myo-inositol 2-acetamido-2-deoxy-alpha-D-glucopyranoside deacetylase — protein: MDSPRLLFVHAHPDDESISNGATIAHYTARGAQVHVVTCTLGEEGEVIGDRWAQLAADHADQLGGYRIGELTRALRALGVAEPIYLGGAGHWRDSGMAGTEPRGGRRFVDADEDEAVGALVALIRELRPHVVVTYDPDGGYGHPDHMRTHAVTTAAVARAGAAGPDLPGDPWTVPKFYWTLLGRGALASGLRAMTPDDLHPGWVLPPEDIPFAYPDDRITAVVQADPAAHAAKVAALAEHATQVRVGPTGKAGALSNNLALPILAEEHYVLVAGDAGERDERGWETDLLAGLGFPAPGT
- a CDS encoding TetR family transcriptional regulator, yielding MDAPYPPSANDRNASGYYRCMPHATPTMPKARQRRRRGEVLERALYAATVAELAAVGYGRLTMEGIAARAHTGKAALYRRWACKHDLVHAALIHTLPPLPEPRPGRSARENLLSVFTAHRDVLAGKTDFPGLQIISQLIHEPELRTIFADAVVLPRTRIVESILKTAVAEGDLNPEMLTPLSARVGSALINQHFMLTGTPPTRRELATMVDTVIPPKLTAAQGD